In Halococcus agarilyticus, a single window of DNA contains:
- the paaE gene encoding 1,2-phenylacetyl-CoA epoxidase subunit PaaE produces MPHRSLDPSVDTTGKHDRAECPYCGSTETEREHPKGPSLCRSMHYCHDCEQPFEKFE; encoded by the coding sequence ATGCCACACAGAAGCCTCGATCCGAGCGTCGACACGACCGGCAAACACGACCGCGCCGAGTGTCCGTACTGCGGCTCGACCGAGACGGAGCGCGAGCACCCGAAAGGGCCGTCGCTCTGTCGCTCGATGCACTACTGTCACGACTGCGAACAGCCGTTCGAGAAGTTCGAATAG
- a CDS encoding class 1 fructose-bisphosphatase, with protein sequence MSHASTIEAILDAVAGTAPEIREGLVGRREYVEGENPSGEDQLAADVHADRLLEERLLAIDGVDSYASEEREAVVGADDETADGGDGDSSGELSVAVDPLDGSSNLKPNNAMGTIVAVYDAPLPAQGQDLVAAIYVLLGPITTMVAAVDGQATEYVVDDGDRHTVRENITLPGDPTVYGFGGRVPDWTEGFTEYARGIESDTSLKLRYGGAMIGDVNQVMTYGGVFAYPALESAPEGKLRLQFEGNPMAYIVESAGGKSSDGERSLLDVEPDGLHDRVPVHLGNADLIDRLETTIDGGE encoded by the coding sequence ATGAGTCACGCATCGACGATCGAGGCGATCCTCGACGCCGTCGCCGGGACGGCCCCCGAGATCCGCGAGGGGCTCGTCGGCCGACGCGAGTACGTCGAGGGCGAGAACCCCAGCGGCGAAGATCAGCTCGCGGCGGACGTTCACGCCGATCGGCTCCTCGAAGAACGACTGCTCGCGATCGACGGCGTCGACAGCTACGCGAGCGAGGAGCGCGAGGCGGTCGTCGGGGCCGACGACGAAACGGCGGACGGCGGTGACGGCGACAGCAGCGGCGAGCTGTCGGTCGCGGTCGATCCGCTCGACGGCTCCTCGAATCTCAAGCCGAACAACGCGATGGGCACGATCGTCGCGGTGTACGACGCCCCGCTCCCGGCGCAGGGCCAGGACCTCGTCGCCGCCATCTACGTCCTCCTCGGTCCGATCACGACGATGGTGGCCGCCGTCGATGGGCAGGCTACCGAATACGTCGTTGATGACGGAGACCGTCACACTGTCCGTGAGAACATCACTCTGCCGGGCGACCCGACGGTGTACGGGTTCGGCGGTCGAGTGCCCGACTGGACTGAGGGGTTCACCGAGTACGCACGGGGGATCGAGTCGGACACCTCGCTGAAGCTCCGCTACGGCGGCGCGATGATCGGCGACGTGAATCAAGTCATGACCTACGGCGGCGTGTTCGCCTACCCGGCGCTCGAATCCGCCCCCGAGGGCAAACTCCGGCTCCAGTTCGAGGGCAACCCGATGGCGTACATCGTCGAGTCGGCGGGCGGGAAATCCTCGGACGGCGAGCGCTCGCTGCTCGACGTCGAGCCCGACGGTCTCCACGATCGGGTGCCGGTCCATCTCGGCAACGCCGACCTGATCGATCGTCTGGAAACCACGATCGACGGCGGCGAGTGA
- a CDS encoding class I SAM-dependent methyltransferase has translation MNDSFESVPMTDRKNAIRRAYDAIADDYLDERSAEPPATPLLDDFADRLPAGARVLDAGCGAGTPIAARLASSLAVVGVDFSIEQVRRARENVPEARFAQGDMTHLSFAADSFDAICALYSLIHVPMDDHPRVVREFHRVLRPGGLVLLSIGSEEWDGSNPDWLDTGVEMHWSFPDPETSIDHLTGAGFEILERHTVEDELGGAFPILLAKNPDP, from the coding sequence GTGAACGATTCCTTCGAGAGTGTACCGATGACCGACCGGAAGAACGCCATCAGACGGGCGTACGACGCGATCGCCGACGACTATCTCGACGAGCGCTCGGCCGAACCACCGGCGACGCCGCTTCTCGATGACTTCGCCGACCGACTCCCCGCGGGTGCGCGGGTGCTCGACGCCGGCTGCGGTGCGGGCACGCCGATCGCGGCGCGCCTGGCGTCGTCACTCGCGGTTGTCGGCGTCGACTTCTCGATCGAGCAGGTCCGCCGCGCCCGCGAGAACGTCCCCGAGGCGCGCTTCGCGCAGGGCGACATGACCCACCTCTCGTTCGCCGCCGACTCGTTCGACGCGATCTGTGCCCTCTACTCGCTGATCCACGTGCCGATGGACGATCATCCTCGGGTCGTGAGGGAGTTCCACCGCGTGCTGCGGCCAGGCGGCCTCGTGCTGCTCTCGATCGGCAGCGAGGAGTGGGACGGCAGCAATCCCGACTGGCTCGACACCGGCGTCGAGATGCACTGGAGCTTCCCCGACCCGGAGACGAGCATCGATCATCTCACCGGCGCGGGGTTCGAGATCCTCGAACGCCACACTGTGGAGGACGAACTTGGCGGTGCGTTTCCGATTCTCCTCGCGAAGAACCCCGATCCGTAG
- a CDS encoding class I fructose-bisphosphate aldolase has translation MLALDDSAIARDGKILILAYDHGLEHGPTDFEGLEERMDPQTVFDVATHDAVTSIAVQKGIAEGYYPSYEDDVALVAKLNGTSNLWMGEPDSAVNCSVEYAADLGADAIGFTLYGGSNHEIEMAEEFRDAHEAAREYDLPSVMWSYPRGQGLKDDTSAGTIAYAARQALELGADVAKVKYPGSRDAMEHAVRAAGGPNGTSVIMSGGSKVSDEAFLQNVKAVIDAGGAGLAVGRNIWQRENPTELLDALEEVIFEEASVDAALS, from the coding sequence ATGCTCGCACTGGACGACTCGGCGATCGCGCGGGACGGCAAGATCCTGATCCTCGCCTACGATCACGGCCTCGAACACGGCCCGACCGATTTCGAAGGGCTCGAAGAGCGGATGGATCCTCAAACGGTGTTCGACGTCGCGACCCACGACGCGGTCACGTCGATCGCGGTCCAGAAGGGGATCGCCGAGGGGTACTACCCCTCCTACGAGGACGACGTCGCGCTGGTGGCGAAGCTCAATGGCACCTCGAACCTCTGGATGGGCGAACCGGACTCTGCGGTGAACTGCTCGGTCGAGTACGCCGCCGACCTGGGCGCGGACGCGATCGGCTTCACCCTCTACGGTGGCTCGAACCACGAGATCGAGATGGCCGAGGAGTTCCGCGACGCCCACGAGGCCGCCCGCGAGTACGATCTGCCCTCCGTGATGTGGTCGTACCCTCGTGGACAGGGACTCAAAGACGACACGAGTGCCGGAACCATCGCCTACGCCGCACGCCAGGCGCTCGAGCTCGGGGCCGACGTCGCGAAGGTCAAGTACCCCGGCAGCCGCGACGCGATGGAACACGCCGTGCGGGCGGCGGGCGGACCGAACGGCACCAGCGTCATCATGTCCGGCGGATCGAAAGTCTCGGACGAGGCGTTCCTCCAGAACGTGAAGGCCGTGATCGACGCCGGCGGCGCGGGCCTCGCGGTCGGCCGGAACATCTGGCAGCGCGAGAACCCGACCGAGCTCCTCGACGCACTCGAAGAGGTTATTTTCGAGGAAGCGTCGGTCGACGCCGCGCTCTCCTGA
- a CDS encoding helix-turn-helix domain-containing protein, with protein MIDECLVVEFRVKDDDCPLADATRTAGVTVDARPPQLRADGYALLRFTAPDSEEFVTTLDADDRIRYLHVSSVDGRRNGRCLSKHLCVVHDLVSAGFMVESLRYRDGSATLTGAVVGQEVLRGVLDTAGETVGVTLERTYPLGADEESTVVQQWDLTPRQEEALRTAVGMDYFAVPRGATAAEVAAEVGISKSAFLERLHRGESALFGQVFA; from the coding sequence ATGATCGACGAGTGTCTCGTGGTCGAATTCCGGGTGAAAGACGACGACTGTCCGCTGGCCGACGCCACACGCACGGCGGGCGTGACCGTCGACGCGCGGCCGCCCCAGCTCCGGGCCGACGGCTACGCACTCCTCCGGTTCACCGCCCCCGATTCGGAGGAGTTCGTGACGACGCTCGATGCCGACGACCGGATCCGATATCTCCACGTCTCGTCGGTCGATGGTCGGCGGAACGGACGGTGTCTCTCGAAACATCTCTGTGTGGTCCACGACCTCGTGAGCGCGGGCTTCATGGTCGAATCCCTGCGGTACCGCGACGGCAGCGCGACCCTCACTGGCGCGGTGGTGGGCCAAGAGGTCCTCCGCGGAGTGCTCGATACGGCCGGCGAGACCGTCGGCGTCACGCTCGAACGCACCTACCCGCTGGGTGCGGACGAGGAGAGCACGGTGGTCCAGCAGTGGGATCTCACCCCACGCCAGGAGGAGGCGCTCCGGACGGCCGTCGGGATGGACTACTTCGCCGTGCCGCGTGGAGCGACCGCTGCGGAGGTCGCGGCGGAGGTCGGCATCAGCAAGTCGGCGTTTCTCGAACGACTCCATCGGGGTGAGAGCGCGCTGTTCGGTCAAGTGTTCGCGTAA
- the paaA gene encoding 1,2-phenylacetyl-CoA epoxidase subunit PaaA, with protein sequence MDLDTVKERAGPREFSPKDDMPEEYRKAATRMIQFHANSEIMGAYLERPFIREAPSLERKLAYSAKVQDELGHGQLLYRAAESLGIKSRDQMLNELANGEGKFLNCFHYPMDSWVEVPMIAFFVDGAAMRRQATLRRSSWEPYAHAMDKVCFEEGFHIKHGESILAELASGSQKEQEMVQDAFETWWPRIIQFFGPTDDKSTHHDFAAEVGLKQMSNDGLRQAFLNSYVPKAKEYGLEIPDTPTIEHDEESNTYEIAEDELDWDEFFTVAKNELDSGKEQINARKEAQDAVAWVRESLDEYEAATGGHAPQAAD encoded by the coding sequence ATGGATCTCGACACCGTAAAGGAACGCGCTGGACCGCGGGAGTTCAGCCCGAAAGACGACATGCCCGAGGAGTACCGCAAGGCCGCGACCCGAATGATCCAGTTCCACGCGAACTCCGAGATCATGGGGGCGTACCTCGAACGGCCGTTCATCCGGGAGGCCCCGAGTCTGGAGCGCAAACTCGCGTACTCGGCGAAGGTTCAGGACGAGCTCGGCCACGGCCAGCTCCTCTACCGGGCGGCCGAGTCGCTCGGGATCAAAAGTAGGGATCAGATGCTCAACGAGCTCGCCAACGGCGAGGGGAAGTTCCTGAACTGCTTCCACTACCCGATGGACTCGTGGGTCGAGGTGCCGATGATCGCCTTCTTCGTCGACGGGGCCGCGATGCGCCGTCAGGCGACTCTCCGGCGATCGAGCTGGGAGCCCTACGCCCACGCGATGGACAAAGTCTGCTTCGAGGAGGGGTTCCACATCAAACACGGCGAGAGCATCCTCGCCGAGCTCGCGAGCGGGTCGCAGAAAGAACAGGAGATGGTTCAGGACGCCTTCGAGACATGGTGGCCCCGTATCATCCAGTTCTTCGGGCCGACCGACGACAAATCGACCCACCACGACTTCGCCGCCGAGGTCGGGCTGAAACAGATGAGCAACGACGGGCTCCGCCAGGCGTTCCTGAACTCCTACGTCCCGAAGGCGAAGGAGTACGGTCTCGAGATCCCGGACACGCCCACGATCGAGCACGACGAGGAGTCGAACACCTACGAGATCGCCGAGGACGAACTCGACTGGGACGAGTTCTTCACCGTGGCGAAGAACGAGCTCGACTCGGGCAAAGAGCAGATCAACGCCCGCAAGGAGGCCCAGGACGCCGTGGCGTGGGTCCGCGAGAGCCTCGACGAGTACGAAGCAGCCACCGGCGGCCACGCGCCGCAGGCGGCCGACTGA
- the paaC gene encoding 1,2-phenylacetyl-CoA epoxidase subunit PaaC encodes MAATADLSAPGELSDREREAVEALLYRLADDEFVIADRYTDWQVHAPTIESDIAIANIAQDELGHARLWYDLLEDFGYTESDLIWERDPDTFRHSTLCELPFADGDWADAIVRSYLYDEAEHLRLGALEGSSYPRIRNRIGKVTSEEDYHREHAENWLRRLAGGDEGRERVQDAVDRLFPYALALFEPSVARSATDTSSGQSPRDAGEVEDDIDDLGLRTRTLEDMRTEWIETVTDTLTAIGIDVERPHVEDGRVAAEDLPEHVGRDGDHTEHWRTQFDEITNTYRELERHDATRLMEDPDDE; translated from the coding sequence ATGGCCGCCACCGCCGACCTCTCGGCCCCCGGAGAGCTCTCGGACCGTGAGCGCGAGGCGGTCGAGGCGCTGCTCTACCGCCTCGCCGACGACGAGTTCGTGATCGCGGACCGGTACACCGACTGGCAGGTCCACGCGCCCACGATCGAGTCCGACATCGCGATCGCGAACATCGCCCAGGACGAGCTGGGTCACGCCCGGCTGTGGTACGACCTCCTGGAGGACTTCGGCTACACCGAGTCCGACCTGATCTGGGAACGCGATCCGGACACCTTCCGGCACAGCACGCTCTGCGAACTCCCGTTCGCCGACGGCGACTGGGCCGACGCGATCGTCCGATCGTACCTCTACGACGAAGCCGAACACCTCCGCCTCGGCGCACTCGAAGGCTCGTCGTACCCCCGCATCCGTAACCGGATCGGGAAGGTCACGAGCGAGGAGGACTACCACCGCGAGCACGCGGAGAACTGGCTCCGCCGGCTCGCGGGCGGTGACGAGGGTCGTGAGCGCGTTCAGGACGCCGTCGATCGGCTGTTCCCATACGCGCTCGCGCTCTTCGAACCGAGCGTGGCGCGAAGCGCCACGGATACGTCGAGCGGGCAGAGCCCGCGAGACGCTGGCGAGGTCGAGGACGACATCGACGACCTCGGACTCCGGACGCGAACCCTCGAAGATATGCGGACGGAGTGGATCGAGACCGTCACCGACACGCTGACTGCGATCGGGATCGACGTCGAGCGCCCGCACGTCGAGGACGGCCGCGTCGCTGCCGAGGACCTGCCCGAACACGTCGGTCGCGACGGCGACCACACCGAGCACTGGCGCACACAGTTCGACGAGATCACGAACACCTACCGCGAGCTCGAACGCCACGACGCCACCCGGCTGATGGAGGACCCCGACGATGAGTAG
- the paaB gene encoding 1,2-phenylacetyl-CoA epoxidase subunit PaaB, with protein MIWEVFRQEKPGEYHTHCGNVHAPDREMALMFAQIQHARRKPTHSLWVAPSEEISEVDESEAAFGGTTNKAYRWATSYNIEPVAEEVADSESEQAEAERARGEN; from the coding sequence ATGATCTGGGAAGTCTTCCGCCAAGAGAAGCCGGGCGAGTATCACACCCACTGCGGGAACGTTCATGCACCGGACCGCGAGATGGCGCTCATGTTCGCCCAGATCCAGCACGCCAGGCGAAAGCCGACCCACAGCCTCTGGGTCGCGCCGAGCGAGGAGATCAGCGAGGTCGACGAGAGCGAGGCGGCGTTCGGCGGGACGACCAACAAGGCCTACCGGTGGGCGACGAGCTACAACATCGAGCCGGTCGCCGAGGAAGTCGCGGACTCCGAGAGCGAACAGGCCGAGGCCGAGCGCGCCCGGGGTGAGAACTGA
- a CDS encoding ABC transporter ATP-binding protein, translating to MSQSASTTTSAEDTPVVRLEDVRKTYDLGGTVEALAGVSLTLEEGSYTAVMGPSGSGKSTLLNLVGALDTPDEGHVTVAGHDVDTDSEDDRAAIRGTEIGFVFQTFNLMPRSNAVENVTLPLVFDDWSRDRRRERAQDVLKRVGLGDRLDHRPNELSGGQRQRVAIARALASDPTVLLADEPTGNIDTETGGDIMALLGEVNARGNTILLVTHERRIAEHADRIVHIRDGVIESIESLDDEHDPTDRGSDGPDDPDGDPREDPGERSDDGSARDRSAERESANGSAGRGK from the coding sequence GTGAGCCAGTCTGCCTCTACGACGACATCGGCCGAGGACACGCCTGTCGTTCGTCTCGAAGACGTCCGGAAGACCTACGATCTCGGCGGCACCGTCGAGGCGCTCGCTGGCGTCTCGCTGACGCTCGAGGAGGGATCGTACACCGCCGTCATGGGCCCGAGCGGGTCGGGCAAGAGCACCCTGCTGAACCTCGTGGGCGCGCTCGACACCCCCGACGAGGGGCACGTCACGGTCGCGGGCCACGACGTCGATACCGACTCCGAGGACGACCGTGCCGCGATCCGCGGAACCGAGATCGGGTTCGTCTTTCAAACGTTTAACCTGATGCCCCGATCGAACGCCGTCGAGAACGTCACGCTGCCGCTGGTGTTCGACGACTGGTCGCGTGATCGACGGCGCGAGCGCGCACAGGACGTACTGAAACGGGTCGGCCTCGGCGACCGACTCGACCACCGGCCCAACGAACTCTCGGGGGGCCAACGCCAGCGCGTCGCGATCGCGCGGGCGCTCGCGTCCGATCCGACCGTCCTGCTCGCCGACGAACCCACGGGCAACATCGACACCGAGACCGGCGGCGACATCATGGCGCTGCTCGGCGAGGTGAACGCTCGCGGCAACACTATCTTACTCGTGACCCACGAGCGCCGGATCGCCGAGCACGCCGATCGGATCGTCCACATCCGCGACGGCGTGATCGAATCGATCGAGTCGCTCGACGACGAGCACGATCCCACTGATCGAGGCAGCGACGGCCCCGACGATCCCGATGGCGATCCCAGGGAGGACCCCGGCGAACGCAGCGACGACGGGTCGGCGCGCGATCGGTCCGCGGAGCGCGAGTCGGCGAACGGCTCGGCCGGGCGGGGCAAGTAA
- a CDS encoding ABC transporter permease, which yields MDLRETLRIAGRSIRSHKLRSVLTVIGVVIGIASVVTFATFGASVEADIVGDIGSTTASNVYVLPTPGGEDGGGGPGPGIGGLAQPVFTTGDVEGLREIEGVREALPRGNVRINALSHANDTVSRNQITATTPAAFPADAIVAGRAFDSGEQEVVVNRAATRAFEANLSVGDSLSITRVNGEPTSVEVVGVANRTKGQFSFASFGGQPRFYVPIEPFYQRTVESPSLGVSQNAYPQVTVVADPARINTVKSDVQAFLGDSDAAELKPESVELSAQTSGDFVEDIQEIINQVTRFVTGIAVIALIVGAIGIANIMLVSVTERTREIGIMKAVGARNRDVMGLFLAEATVLGGAGAVVGLPLGLAVAYGATAYAEVAFTPAYVWFAIAVGVGVLVGVVAGLYPAWRAARVDPIDALRYE from the coding sequence ATGGATCTTCGGGAGACCCTACGGATCGCGGGCCGATCCATCCGGTCACACAAGCTCCGGTCGGTGCTGACGGTGATCGGCGTCGTGATCGGGATCGCATCGGTGGTCACGTTCGCCACGTTCGGGGCGAGCGTCGAGGCCGACATCGTCGGCGACATCGGGAGTACGACCGCGAGCAACGTCTACGTCCTGCCCACGCCGGGCGGTGAGGACGGCGGCGGTGGCCCCGGACCGGGGATCGGCGGGCTCGCACAGCCGGTGTTCACGACCGGCGACGTCGAGGGGTTGCGCGAGATCGAGGGCGTCCGCGAGGCGCTGCCCCGGGGCAACGTCCGGATAAACGCGCTCAGTCACGCGAACGACACCGTTTCGCGGAACCAGATCACCGCGACCACGCCCGCCGCCTTTCCGGCGGACGCGATCGTCGCGGGCCGGGCGTTCGATTCCGGCGAGCAGGAGGTGGTCGTGAACCGGGCCGCCACACGAGCCTTCGAGGCGAACCTCTCGGTCGGCGACAGCCTCTCGATCACCCGCGTGAACGGCGAGCCGACCAGCGTCGAGGTCGTCGGGGTCGCGAACCGGACGAAAGGCCAGTTCTCGTTCGCCTCCTTCGGCGGCCAGCCCCGGTTTTACGTGCCGATCGAGCCGTTCTACCAGCGGACGGTCGAGAGCCCCTCGCTCGGGGTGAGCCAGAACGCCTACCCGCAGGTGACGGTCGTCGCGGATCCGGCACGGATCAACACGGTCAAGAGCGACGTCCAGGCGTTCCTCGGGGATTCGGACGCCGCCGAGCTGAAACCCGAGTCGGTCGAGCTGTCGGCCCAGACCAGCGGTGACTTCGTCGAGGACATCCAGGAGATCATCAATCAGGTCACGCGGTTCGTCACCGGGATCGCGGTGATCGCACTCATCGTGGGCGCGATCGGGATCGCGAACATCATGCTGGTGAGCGTCACCGAACGCACCCGGGAGATCGGGATCATGAAGGCCGTCGGCGCGCGCAACCGCGACGTGATGGGGCTGTTCCTCGCCGAGGCCACGGTGCTCGGTGGGGCCGGGGCGGTCGTCGGCCTTCCCCTGGGTCTCGCGGTGGCCTACGGTGCGACGGCGTACGCCGAAGTGGCGTTCACACCGGCGTACGTCTGGTTCGCCATCGCGGTCGGCGTCGGGGTGCTGGTCGGCGTCGTCGCCGGCCTCTACCCCGCGTGGCGCGCGGCTCGCGTCGATCCCATCGACGCACTCCGGTACGAGTGA
- the paaD gene encoding 1,2-phenylacetyl-CoA epoxidase subunit PaaD: protein MSSEMDSIPDPDAEYCAYTDYTEGEDVDGLPATGEDTEGTERDVWDALYGVQDPEMPISIVDLGLIYGVAVDGDHAAIDMTLTYTGCPARDMLRDEIRETIAGVSGIESVDLRLVWSPGWSIELVTDQGKEDLREFGLSI, encoded by the coding sequence ATGAGTAGCGAGATGGATTCCATCCCTGACCCGGACGCCGAATACTGCGCGTACACCGACTACACCGAGGGCGAGGACGTCGACGGGCTGCCGGCGACCGGCGAGGACACGGAGGGCACCGAGCGCGACGTGTGGGACGCGCTCTACGGCGTCCAGGATCCCGAGATGCCCATCAGCATCGTCGACCTCGGGCTGATCTACGGCGTCGCCGTCGACGGGGATCACGCCGCCATCGACATGACGCTGACCTACACCGGGTGTCCCGCCCGCGACATGCTCCGCGACGAGATTCGCGAGACCATCGCGGGCGTGTCGGGAATCGAGTCGGTCGACCTCCGCCTGGTCTGGAGTCCCGGCTGGTCGATCGAGCTGGTGACCGACCAGGGGAAGGAGGATCTCCGCGAGTTCGGACTGAGCATCTGA